CGAATTGCGCTTGCGGCCGTCCGGCATGATCCGCTCGTAACGCACGATGCCTTCCTGCTGTGCACCCAGGCGCAGGATCGCATTGCGTGATTTCTGGTTGTTTTCGTCGGTGGTGAATTGCACGCGCACGCAATCGAGCACTTCGAAGGCGTGCCGCAGCATCAGGTACTTGGCCTCGGTGTTGACGAAGGTTTTCTGAAAGCGAGTCGAGATCCAGCTGCTGCCGATTTCCAGCTTGCGATTGAGCGGGTCGATCTTCCAGAACCGGGTCGAACCGATCACCTCGCCGGTCTCCTTCAATACGATCGCAAATGGCATGACCGTGCCCGCCTCACGGCCGTCGAGTGCCTTTTTCAGGTAGCTGTCGACGGTGGTCGCCGAGGGCACCACGGTGACAGTGAGGTTCCACAACTCGCCGTCGGCAGCGGCGTGGAGCAGGGCATCGGCGTCGGTGTACTGAAGAGGGCGCAGGAGGATGCCCTGGCCTTGCAGCGTGGTTTGCATGAGGGGCGGCTCTTGTCGGTTCGGGCGAGCGTCCATTACGCCGCAACGGGCGTCGTCGTTGCAACTGCTCATGGAGCCTGAATCAGATCAGTCCACAGAGCCGATTGGTGAAATCAATTGTCAGTCCGATAGCCGGATCCCGTATACATGGCGACCATCGGCGGAACGAACCGCGCCTCCCTGCAAAAGGACTGAGCAATGAGCGAGCCACGCCTGGCGAATCTGAAACAGTATCTGCAACGGCTGGGGTTCGACACGCCCCCGGCACCGACCCTTGAGACCCTGCGACTGTTGCAGTTGCGTCATACCGGCGCCTTTCCTTTCGAGAATCTGTCGACCCTCTCTGGCGAGCCCGTGCTGATCGATCTGCCATCCATCCAGCGCAAGGTCTTGAACGATGCCCGTGGTGGTTACTGCTACGAACTCAACAATCTGTTTCTGGCCTTGTTGCTGGAACTGGGATTCGATGCGCGGGGCATCAGTGGCCGTGTGGTCATGAATCAGCCGGAAGGGAGCTGGACGGCACGGACTCATCGTTTGAGTCTGGTGACCCTCGACGGCGTGCGGTACATCACCGATGTCGGCTTCGGCGGCATGGTGCCGACCGCGCCGCTGATTCTGGATACCGAAGCCGAGCAGTCCACCCCCCACGAACCCTATCGCATCGAAGTGCAGGCCGATGGCTACATGCTGCGGGCCAGGGTCGCCGGCGAATGGCGGCCGATGTACCTGTTCGACCTGCAACGCCAGGAAGACATCGATTACACCCTCGGCAACTGGTATGTCTCGACCCATCCGGATTCACCGTTCGCCCAGCGCCTGATGGTCGCGCGTACGGGCGACGGCTGGCGGCGCACGTTGAACAACGGCAGTTTCGCGATCCATCGCATCGGTGCCGAGAGCGAGCGACGCGAGGTGACGGATGTCGATGAACTGATCGAATTGCTGGAGCGGGAATTCGGCCTGCGCTTGCCGCACCAGCCTGGTGCGCGTCTGGCCTTGGCGCGCTTGATCCAGCCTGCCTGAAACCTACGGTTTTACGTCCGGTTCAAGCACCCGCCGGATCTCATTCACGGCCGCCGACAGTTTCTTCTCAAGGCTCTTGAGGTCGGTAGCGGTGATGCCTTTCTTGAATTGCCCGATGGAATGCTCGAGTTCATCGGCTGTGCCACGGCTGTCGAGCAGTGCATGGCGCAGGGTGTTGTTGATGACCGTCTGATAGCCATAGCCCTCGCTCTCAGCGACTCCCCGCGCGGCTTCGATGACTGCGTCATCGAGCATGATGGTGATGCGGGTCTTGCCCTTGTTGGAGGCGACGGCGCCTCGTGTTCCCTGGGTGAAATCGTATTCATCCTTCATTGATCAAATCTCCGGAAATAATGGTGTCGCTCGCTGGGCGTTGCACTGCGCGCGGAAATGATTCGAACCAAATTCGGCTCCCGATAGCTGTACACGACGACCAGCAAACGCCCCTTGCCGTCGTTACCGAGCGTGATCCAGCGTTGTTCGTCATGGTCGTTATCCTCAATCGTCAATGCTCGCTCATCGTGAAAGACCGGCTCGGCCTCGGCGAGGCTGATCCCTCTGTGCTTGAGTTTGTTGGCAGCATTCTTGCTTTTGTCGAACTGAATGTTGAATGACTTAATTATGCATACTTTATATGTATAAAAAAGAGCGCGGCCGCGCCGTCGGTCGCCGTGAACACTTCAGCCTAGGTGGATAAAACGTGGGGTCAGTTGACGATGTGTTGCCGGATTTGTGGAGGGATGGAAGGGGCGGGATAGAAGGTTGGATGGCTACCTATCCATAATGTGACTGATAAGTTGTATACAACTCTATGGACATTTGTCACGAGTATTGAATACAGTGTGCGCATAACAAAAACCAGGGAACCCCCCACCATGAAAACGCCCCATGTTTCACACCAACGGCCCGAGGACGAAAACCTCGGGGTCGGCGCGAATATGGCTTACGGCCTGCAACATGTTCTGACCATGTATGGCGGTATCGTCGCGGTGCCGCTGATCATCGGTCAGGCCGCCGGGTTGTCGCCGGCGGACATTGGTCTGTTGATTGCTGCTTCATTGTTTGCGGGGGGGCTGGCCACGTTGCTGCAAACCCTGGGTCTACCGTTTTTCGGATGTCAGTTGCCGCTGGTGCAGGGTGTGTCGTTCTCCGGTGTCGCGACCATGGTGGCGATTGTCAGCAGTGGCGGGGAGGGCGGCTTTCAGTCGGTGCTCGGGGCGGTGATTGCCGCGTCGTTGATCGGTTTGCTGATCACGCCGGTGTTCTCGCGCATCACCAAGTTCTTTCCACCGCTGGTCACCGGCATCGTGATCACCACCATCGGCCTGACGCTGATGCCGGTGGCCGCACGCTGGGCCATGGGCGGCAACAGCCATGCTCCGGACTTCGGCAGCATGCAGAACATCGGTCTGGCGGCGGTCACGCTGGTATTGGTGTTGTTGCTGAGCAAGGTTGGCAGCTCGACCATCTCGCGTCTGTCGATCCTGTTGGCGATGGTGATCGGCACGGTGCTGGCGGTGTTCCTCGGCATGGCGGACTTCTCCAACGTCACACAGGGCCCGATGTTCGGCTTCCCGACACCGTTCCATTTCGGCATGCCGACCTTCCACTTCGCCGCGATCCTGTCGATGTGCATCGTGGTCATGGTGACCCTGGTGGAAACCTCGGCGGACATTCTGGCAGTCGGTGAAATCATCGGCACCAAGGTCGACTCCAAGCGTCTGGGCAATGGCCTGCGGGCGGACATGCTGTCGAGTATGTTTGCGCCGATCTTCGGCTCGTTCACCCAAAGCGCCTTCGCCCAGAACGTCGGGCTGGTGGCGGTGACCGGGATCAAGAGCCGTTATGTGGTGGCGACCGGCGGCATCTTTCTGGTGATCCTCGGCTTGCTGCCGTTCATGGGTCGGGTGATCGCAGCAGTGCCGACCTCGGTACTCGGTGGCGCTGGCATCGTGCTGTTCGGCACCGTGGCGGCGAGTGGCATCCGCACGCTGTCCAAGGTCGATTATCGCAACAACGTCAACCTGATCATCGTTGCGACCTCGATAGGCTTCGGCATGATCCCGATTGCCGCGCCGAACTTCTACGATCACTTCCCGAGCTGGTTCGCGACCATTTTCCATTCGGGCATCAGCTCGTCGGCGATCATGGCGATCTTGCTGAACCTGGCGTTCAACCACTTCACGGCGGGTAACTCGGATCAGCAGTCGGTGTTCGCGGCGGCGGAAGAGCGGACCCTGCGTTTCCGGGATCTGGCGGCGCTGCGCGAGGGCGACTACTTCAGCGACGGCAAGCTGCATGATTGCGATGGCAATGAAGTGCCGGTGATCGATCCGGACGCGGATCACGGTCATGGTGCACCAAAGGCACATGCCAAAAGCAGCGAGCACGTCTGACTGCTATAGCTGAATGAAAAAGGGCCGATCAGTTGGAAAACTGATCGGCCCTTTTTCTATGGCGCCACTTTTTTCAGCGCCCACAAAAAAGCCCCTGAATCTTTCGATTCAGGGGCTTTGTATTTGGCTCCACAACCTGGACTCGAACCAGGGACCCAGTGATTAACAGTCACTTGCTCTACCAACTGAGCTATTGCGGAATTGGTGCGTATGTTACTGATTTAAAAAGACTAGTCAAGCGCCAGTTGTAAGTTTTTCGGAAAACTCAGGACGGACGGCGGTTTATCGGAGATTGGCGGTTACCAGAACCGTAGCAGAGGTCTACCATGGCCGCCCGGAAGTGGTCACACGCGCTGCCGGCCATTCGCCGAAAAGGTACGCGCCATGAATAGCCCCACCCTAATCCATCGTCCTGCCGAGGTGTTCGCATGAGCACCGCGCAAATCAGTCTGCCCAAAGGCGTCGGCCCGCACGCCGAAAAGCTCTTTGACGCGATCACCCAGGCCGCCACGGCTGAAGAGTTGAATCGCGCGGGCGGCAAGGCCGAAGGTTTTGTCCTCGGTCTGGAAAGCACCAAGGCCATCAAGAGCCAGGTCGCCGAATCGCTCTACGTCGTTTATGACGACGCGGCGACTCAGCGTGCATCGGAACTGGCCTAACCGCCGAACGTGAAGGTGCCGAGCATCAGTTTGGCGTAAAGCATCGTTGCGCCCAGTTGCACCAGCCACAGCGCCAGCCCGCCGAGAAACACCCCGGCTGCGACTTGCAGCACCAGGTTGTTGCCACGTTTGGCCGGGGCGCGGGGGATGAAGTCATCCAGATCGTCGCGGTCGGCGCGCAGGTCATCGTTTTTCATGGTGTCTCTCTGAAATATCGTCTGTGTGCAGTCTAGAGGGTGTAGCGGCTTTTCTTCAGACAAATAAAAAACGGGAAGCCCGAAAGCTTCCCGTTTTCAGTGCAGCGTCAGATCAGATGACCTGAACGATGGCGTCCGTCACGGCTTCGATGTTGCTCTGGTTCAGCGCGGCAACGCAGATGCGGCCGGTGTCCAGGGCGTAGATGCCGAACTCGTTGCGCAGGCGGTGAACCTGCTCGGTGGTCAGGCCGGAGTAGGAGAACATGCCACGCTGACGACCGACGAAGCTGAAGTCACGCTGCGGGGCTTTCTTCGCCAGCAGAGCGACCATCTGCTCGCGCATGCCGCGAATGCGCAGGCGCATTTCAGCCAGTTCGGCTTCCCACTGGGCGCGCAGTTCCGGGCTGTTCAGCACAGCGGCAACGATGCTTGCGCCGTGAGTCGGCGGGTTGGAGTAGTTGGTGCGGATCACGCGTTTGACTTGCGACAGCACGCGCGCGCTTTCTTCTTTCGATTCGCTGATGATGGACAGGGCACCGACGCGCTCGCCATACAGCGAGAACGACTTGGAGAACGAGCTAGACACGAAGAAGGTCAGGCCGGACTCGGCGAACAGACGCACGGCAGCGGCGTCTTCGGCGATACCGTCACCAAAGCCCTGGTAGGCCATGTCGAGGAACGGCACGTGACCTTTGGCCTTGACCGCTTCCAGCACGTTGTTCCAGTCCGCCGGGCTCAAATCGACGCCAGTCGGGTTGTGGCAGCAGGCGTGCAGCACGATGATCGAGCCGTTCGGCAGGGCGTTGAGGTCTTCCAGCAGGCCGGCACGGTTCACGTCGTGGGTGGCGGCGTCGTAGTAGCGGTAGTTCTGCACCGGGAAACCGGCGGTTTCGAACAGCGCGCGGTGGTTTTCCCAGCTCGGGTCGCTGATCGCTACAACGGCATTCGGCAGCAGTTGCTTGAGGAAGTCGGCACCGATTTTCAGTGCGCCGGTCCCGCCGACGGCCTG
The sequence above is a segment of the Pseudomonas sp. HS6 genome. Coding sequences within it:
- a CDS encoding GNAT family N-acetyltransferase, with product MQTTLQGQGILLRPLQYTDADALLHAAADGELWNLTVTVVPSATTVDSYLKKALDGREAGTVMPFAIVLKETGEVIGSTRFWKIDPLNRKLEIGSSWISTRFQKTFVNTEAKYLMLRHAFEVLDCVRVQFTTDENNQKSRNAILRLGAQQEGIVRYERIMPDGRKRNSVRFSIIDDEWPLVRLNLERKLAGYEQR
- a CDS encoding arylamine N-acetyltransferase, whose translation is MSEPRLANLKQYLQRLGFDTPPAPTLETLRLLQLRHTGAFPFENLSTLSGEPVLIDLPSIQRKVLNDARGGYCYELNNLFLALLLELGFDARGISGRVVMNQPEGSWTARTHRLSLVTLDGVRYITDVGFGGMVPTAPLILDTEAEQSTPHEPYRIEVQADGYMLRARVAGEWRPMYLFDLQRQEDIDYTLGNWYVSTHPDSPFAQRLMVARTGDGWRRTLNNGSFAIHRIGAESERREVTDVDELIELLEREFGLRLPHQPGARLALARLIQPA
- a CDS encoding BrnA antitoxin family protein is translated as MKDEYDFTQGTRGAVASNKGKTRITIMLDDAVIEAARGVAESEGYGYQTVINNTLRHALLDSRGTADELEHSIGQFKKGITATDLKSLEKKLSAAVNEIRRVLEPDVKP
- a CDS encoding BrnT family toxin encodes the protein MKSFNIQFDKSKNAANKLKHRGISLAEAEPVFHDERALTIEDNDHDEQRWITLGNDGKGRLLVVVYSYREPNLVRIISARSATPSERHHYFRRFDQ
- a CDS encoding nucleobase:cation symporter-2 family protein, with product MKTPHVSHQRPEDENLGVGANMAYGLQHVLTMYGGIVAVPLIIGQAAGLSPADIGLLIAASLFAGGLATLLQTLGLPFFGCQLPLVQGVSFSGVATMVAIVSSGGEGGFQSVLGAVIAASLIGLLITPVFSRITKFFPPLVTGIVITTIGLTLMPVAARWAMGGNSHAPDFGSMQNIGLAAVTLVLVLLLSKVGSSTISRLSILLAMVIGTVLAVFLGMADFSNVTQGPMFGFPTPFHFGMPTFHFAAILSMCIVVMVTLVETSADILAVGEIIGTKVDSKRLGNGLRADMLSSMFAPIFGSFTQSAFAQNVGLVAVTGIKSRYVVATGGIFLVILGLLPFMGRVIAAVPTSVLGGAGIVLFGTVAASGIRTLSKVDYRNNVNLIIVATSIGFGMIPIAAPNFYDHFPSWFATIFHSGISSSAIMAILLNLAFNHFTAGNSDQQSVFAAAEERTLRFRDLAALREGDYFSDGKLHDCDGNEVPVIDPDADHGHGAPKAHAKSSEHV
- a CDS encoding amino acid aminotransferase, producing the protein MSLFSAVEMAPRDPILGLNEAFNADTRTDKVNLGVGVYCNEEGRIPLLRAVIEAETIRAAQHASRGYLPIDGIAAYDQAVQKLLFGNDSPLLAAGRVVTTQAVGGTGALKIGADFLKQLLPNAVVAISDPSWENHRALFETAGFPVQNYRYYDAATHDVNRAGLLEDLNALPNGSIIVLHACCHNPTGVDLSPADWNNVLEAVKAKGHVPFLDMAYQGFGDGIAEDAAAVRLFAESGLTFFVSSSFSKSFSLYGERVGALSIISESKEESARVLSQVKRVIRTNYSNPPTHGASIVAAVLNSPELRAQWEAELAEMRLRIRGMREQMVALLAKKAPQRDFSFVGRQRGMFSYSGLTTEQVHRLRNEFGIYALDTGRICVAALNQSNIEAVTDAIVQVI